A genomic region of Runella rosea contains the following coding sequences:
- a CDS encoding TIM-barrel domain-containing protein, producing the protein MKRTLKKVAKFLAYTLVFLAVFGYFYFILPFWGMPFNTQRHGNPPLTPAWALECWLWEDDQNTAAYADSLLAGYRQYDIPVRTLLIDSPWSLRYNDFETDTSRYPNHEKWFTGLQDQGYRVVLWMTSMVDSYSKDTKIQESEDFYRAAKDKGYLVGDGNEIKWWKGKGGFIDYTHPEAKQWWQNMQQKVLKYGIDGWKLDGTATLFRNQLGPIPFLYQKAHSGWLTTRQYMDLYYREEYANGLRTNPEFVTLARAMDRGFHPEGFAPIDASPVNWVGDQKHHWQSKSQTPAQGEAQKDIALEGVQGFESAIESILKSAKLGYSVIGSDVAGFSGDSIPARLYIRWAQFSAFCGLFLNGGHGERALWKRSPQELEIIRRFSWLHTELVPYMYSYVVSAHHGGTRLQRPIEGKYHYLFGDNLFVAPIYKDELDNKIHLPEGQWRYWFDDKEVITGPKTFTKKFPLEEFPVYVKEGAIIPLHIQRAYTGIGDSTSTNYVTWLIYPKGKSEFTVYDTKDQTPTTLIVDQQANALNLQFKGKKRPSILTIHAPERPKKITVGGKEATFQYDLKKQKLSFKADIIGEAKVWW; encoded by the coding sequence ATGAAACGAACGCTAAAAAAAGTCGCCAAATTTCTAGCCTATACATTGGTCTTTTTGGCAGTGTTTGGCTATTTCTATTTTATTCTTCCTTTTTGGGGAATGCCTTTCAATACCCAACGGCACGGCAACCCACCACTGACACCCGCATGGGCGTTGGAATGTTGGTTGTGGGAGGATGACCAAAACACCGCTGCCTACGCCGATTCGCTACTTGCGGGCTACCGACAATACGATATTCCAGTGCGTACCTTGTTGATTGATAGCCCTTGGAGCCTCCGTTACAATGATTTTGAGACGGATACAAGCCGTTATCCAAATCATGAAAAATGGTTCACGGGCTTACAGGACCAAGGCTACCGAGTAGTGTTATGGATGACCTCGATGGTCGACAGTTACAGCAAAGACACTAAAATCCAAGAATCAGAAGATTTTTACCGAGCGGCTAAAGATAAAGGCTATTTGGTGGGAGATGGCAACGAAATAAAGTGGTGGAAAGGCAAAGGTGGGTTCATTGATTACACCCACCCTGAGGCTAAACAATGGTGGCAAAACATGCAACAAAAAGTCCTAAAATACGGCATCGACGGCTGGAAACTAGACGGCACCGCGACCCTTTTTCGGAACCAACTCGGTCCTATTCCTTTTCTATACCAAAAAGCACATTCGGGTTGGCTAACTACACGCCAATACATGGATTTGTACTACCGAGAAGAATACGCCAACGGTCTACGAACCAACCCTGAATTTGTGACCTTGGCCCGTGCCATGGACCGAGGGTTTCATCCCGAAGGATTTGCACCCATTGATGCTTCGCCCGTCAATTGGGTAGGCGACCAAAAGCATCATTGGCAAAGCAAAAGTCAAACACCCGCCCAAGGAGAAGCTCAAAAAGACATTGCGTTGGAAGGCGTACAGGGCTTTGAATCGGCAATTGAAAGTATCTTAAAAAGCGCCAAGTTGGGGTACAGTGTTATTGGGTCCGACGTGGCGGGCTTTTCGGGAGATTCTATTCCCGCCCGTTTGTACATTCGATGGGCTCAGTTTTCTGCCTTTTGTGGGTTGTTTCTCAACGGCGGTCATGGCGAACGAGCGCTTTGGAAAAGAAGCCCCCAAGAACTCGAAATCATCCGTCGCTTTTCATGGTTGCATACCGAATTGGTGCCCTACATGTACAGCTACGTAGTCTCGGCGCACCACGGCGGTACACGACTACAACGACCGATTGAGGGAAAATATCACTACTTATTCGGCGACAATCTGTTTGTCGCACCGATTTACAAAGATGAATTAGACAATAAAATCCATTTACCAGAAGGACAATGGCGGTATTGGTTTGACGACAAAGAGGTAATCACGGGGCCAAAAACGTTTACTAAAAAGTTTCCCCTCGAAGAATTTCCCGTGTACGTAAAAGAAGGAGCCATCATTCCTCTCCACATCCAACGCGCATATACGGGCATTGGCGATTCTACCTCGACCAATTACGTCACATGGCTTATCTATCCCAAAGGGAAAAGCGAATTCACAGTTTATGATACCAAAGACCAGACCCCTACGACGCTGATTGTTGACCAACAAGCCAACGCATTAAATCTACAATTTAAAGGCAAAAAGCGCCCTTCTATCCTAACAATCCACGCTCCTGAGCGACCAAAAAAAATAACCGTAGGTGGAAAAGAAGCCACCTTTCAATATGATCTTAAAAAACAAAAGTTAAGTTTTAAAGCAGACATAATCGGCGAAGCGAAAGTTTGGTGGTAG
- a CDS encoding sugar MFS transporter, which translates to MSKPKQSYVGPLIIIGLLFFVFGFVTWVNGTLITFFKKAFSLDNTSSYLVTFAFFISYTVMAIPSSEVLKRTGFKRGMSLGLGIMAVGTLIFIPAAQIASYPLFLVGLFTIGIGLTLLQTASNPYATILGPRESAAQRISFLGIANKLAGIFSQRLFGGLLLAGGAATTPQEELQKVETPYLILTAVLVVLAGVIWFSKGLPEVSEEQEEVPGNTVKVTRNSVFSFPNLVLGVIALFCYVGVEVIAGDTIISYGVSLGFPESEASTFGTYTLWSMLAAYGLGIVLIPKYVSQVTCLRASAILGIVGTVVAVTTGGFTSVLFIAFLGFANALVWPAMWPLALDGLGKFTKIGSALLIMGISGGAVLPLIYGNIADSIHSTQQAYWIMMPLYLFILYYAFIGYKKRSW; encoded by the coding sequence ATGTCAAAACCTAAACAAAGCTACGTTGGACCATTGATTATCATTGGTTTATTATTTTTCGTATTCGGATTTGTCACGTGGGTAAACGGCACGCTCATTACTTTTTTCAAGAAAGCCTTTAGCCTCGACAACACTAGCTCCTACCTCGTTACGTTTGCCTTTTTTATCTCTTATACAGTTATGGCCATTCCTTCTTCGGAAGTGCTAAAACGTACAGGCTTTAAGCGTGGGATGTCACTTGGATTGGGAATTATGGCTGTTGGCACACTGATTTTTATCCCTGCTGCACAAATCGCTTCATATCCTTTGTTTTTGGTCGGTCTTTTTACCATCGGTATTGGTCTAACCCTATTACAAACTGCATCCAATCCCTATGCAACCATCCTCGGCCCCCGCGAAAGCGCCGCCCAACGGATTAGTTTTTTAGGAATTGCCAACAAATTAGCGGGAATATTCAGTCAACGCCTCTTTGGTGGTCTTTTATTGGCAGGCGGTGCCGCCACAACACCCCAAGAAGAGCTTCAAAAAGTAGAAACTCCTTACTTGATACTAACAGCGGTATTGGTCGTGTTAGCGGGGGTAATTTGGTTCTCAAAAGGACTTCCAGAAGTGAGCGAAGAACAAGAGGAAGTACCTGGGAATACGGTTAAAGTGACCCGTAACAGCGTTTTTTCTTTTCCAAACTTAGTGTTGGGCGTCATTGCGTTGTTTTGTTACGTAGGAGTTGAGGTGATTGCAGGAGATACAATTATCAGTTATGGCGTCTCTCTGGGCTTTCCCGAAAGTGAAGCCAGTACCTTTGGTACTTATACGCTTTGGTCAATGCTTGCCGCTTATGGCTTGGGCATCGTCCTTATTCCTAAATATGTTTCACAAGTCACGTGTCTACGTGCTTCTGCCATTCTTGGTATTGTAGGCACGGTGGTTGCCGTTACTACAGGTGGTTTTACCTCCGTTTTATTTATTGCTTTCTTAGGTTTCGCCAACGCCCTTGTGTGGCCTGCGATGTGGCCTTTGGCTTTGGATGGGCTAGGTAAATTCACCAAAATCGGCTCGGCTCTGCTCATTATGGGGATTTCGGGAGGTGCCGTTTTACCACTAATTTATGGTAACATAGCAGATTCCATCCATAGCACCCAACAAGCGTATTGGATAATGATGCCTCTCTATTTGTTTATCCTTTATTATGCTTTTATTGGCTATAAAAAACGCAGTTGGTAA
- a CDS encoding mevalonate kinase family protein translates to MKISTPGRICLFGEHQDYLGLPTVAAAISRRISIEGSHRADEQIIIHLPDLKAQETFTLSNASTYVKDRDYFRSTLNVLRRRGFVFSQGLECEVHGNIPINSGTSSSSALIVSWANFLSRNADNPAVISSKELGEIANEAEVLEFGEPGGMMDHYSTAIGHVIYLESTPKIYVEALHPTLGTFVLGDSQQPKDTLGILARCRFGMEAIIKKVTEYDPSFSIFHTPFSQASDYSSLLSTDELGLLKANLEDRDLLIEGKKLLQQSATSTQETNDIDAAFGQLLYRHFQNLRDHKRTSTDKINRMVEASMNAGALGGKINGSGGGGCMFMYAPNCAHEVADAIRREGGIPYIITVDEGTKLEQ, encoded by the coding sequence ATGAAAATCAGTACACCGGGCCGAATATGTTTGTTTGGCGAACATCAAGATTATTTAGGATTACCAACGGTAGCCGCCGCTATTTCGCGCCGAATCAGCATCGAAGGAAGCCATCGTGCGGATGAGCAAATCATCATTCATTTGCCAGACCTCAAAGCACAGGAAACTTTTACGCTCTCCAACGCATCAACATACGTCAAAGACCGGGATTATTTTCGCAGTACGCTCAACGTATTACGCCGACGTGGATTTGTGTTCAGCCAGGGGCTAGAATGTGAAGTTCACGGCAATATTCCCATCAATTCGGGTACATCGAGTTCGTCGGCGCTCATCGTTTCATGGGCCAATTTCTTAAGTCGAAACGCCGATAATCCTGCCGTTATTTCTTCAAAAGAACTTGGAGAAATTGCCAACGAAGCCGAAGTGTTGGAGTTTGGGGAACCTGGCGGCATGATGGACCATTATTCAACGGCTATCGGTCATGTGATTTACCTTGAATCTACGCCCAAGATTTACGTAGAAGCCTTACACCCAACCTTGGGCACCTTCGTTTTGGGAGACTCACAGCAACCCAAAGATACACTCGGTATTTTGGCTCGCTGCCGCTTTGGTATGGAAGCAATCATAAAAAAAGTAACGGAATACGACCCTTCATTTTCGATTTTTCATACGCCTTTCTCTCAGGCTTCCGACTACTCTTCTTTGCTCTCAACGGATGAGCTTGGGCTGTTAAAAGCCAACTTGGAAGACCGAGACCTGTTAATTGAAGGAAAAAAGTTACTCCAACAATCCGCCACTTCTACCCAAGAAACCAACGACATTGATGCGGCTTTTGGTCAATTACTTTACCGACATTTCCAAAACCTCCGTGACCATAAACGCACCTCTACCGATAAAATAAATCGTATGGTGGAAGCCTCCATGAACGCTGGCGCCTTGGGAGGAAAAATAAACGGTTCAGGCGGTGGCGGCTGCATGTTTATGTACGCGCCCAATTGTGCCCATGAAGTAGCCGATGCCATACGACGGGAAGGAGGAATTCCGTACATTATTACGGTTGACGAAGGAACGAAATTAGAACAATAA
- a CDS encoding SDR family oxidoreductase encodes MLPKWDLAGKVALVTGGTKGIGRATTQTLLQLGAEVIIVARNVDDIERQLADYQANDLKATGFVADLSDHETIPELVKHISLRWGKLDILVNNVGTNIRKPTTSYTTDEFNVIISTNLTSAFSLSQALYPLLKNAQGCIVNVTSVAGLTSLKSGSIYGMTKAALNQLTRNLACEWASDGIRVNAVAPWYIETPLTESVLSNKESLDYILSRTPMKRVGQPEEVASAIAFLCLPAASYITGNIVTVDGGFAVYGF; translated from the coding sequence ATGCTTCCAAAGTGGGATTTAGCGGGTAAAGTTGCGCTAGTAACGGGTGGAACCAAGGGAATTGGACGGGCCACAACCCAAACATTGCTGCAACTGGGTGCCGAAGTAATCATCGTTGCCCGCAATGTAGATGATATTGAGCGTCAACTCGCCGATTACCAAGCGAATGATTTGAAAGCAACTGGTTTTGTAGCCGATTTGAGCGACCATGAAACCATTCCTGAGCTCGTCAAACACATTAGCCTGCGTTGGGGAAAATTAGACATATTGGTCAATAATGTAGGAACTAACATCCGAAAACCTACCACGAGTTATACAACCGATGAATTTAATGTAATCATTTCCACCAACTTAACCTCGGCATTTTCATTATCGCAGGCATTGTACCCGTTGTTAAAAAATGCCCAAGGATGTATTGTCAACGTTACCTCGGTAGCGGGATTAACCTCCCTTAAAAGCGGCTCTATTTACGGCATGACTAAAGCCGCTCTCAATCAATTGACCCGAAATTTGGCCTGTGAATGGGCCAGCGACGGTATTCGCGTCAACGCCGTAGCGCCCTGGTATATCGAGACTCCTTTGACCGAGTCAGTACTGTCCAACAAAGAAAGCCTCGATTACATCCTATCGCGTACGCCCATGAAACGCGTGGGGCAGCCCGAAGAGGTCGCCTCGGCAATCGCCTTTCTTTGTTTGCCCGCCGCCAGCTATATTACGGGGAATATTGTAACCGTCGATGGTGGTTTTGCCGTGTATGGATTTTAA
- a CDS encoding type III polyketide synthase, with protein MPSYITSIGTAVPENCIEQSSIADFMVRASQLDANEARKLRVLYRSTKIRKRYSVLNDYGKTENFEFYPNTADLEPFPSVSQRMLAYRQHALPLALNAIKAALTHNNKVLKTPDFTHLITVSCTGLYAPGLDIELVQALGLSRQVQRTSINFMGCYGAFNGLKMANTIVKADPQAKVLLVCIELCTLHFQKKIDDNYLLSNALFADGAAAVIIEGQPKTLSLEMQSFHCDLLFEGHNDMAWHVGDFGFEMVLSSYIPRLVKGGLGELMNQLQQNTDLPTFDFYAIHPGGRAILEAAESQLGITPEDNRYAYEVLNDYGNMSSCTVLFVLQKLLQERTTDDVGKHIFSCAFGPGLTLETGIFNIV; from the coding sequence ATGCCATCATACATCACATCAATCGGAACAGCTGTCCCTGAAAACTGCATCGAACAATCTTCCATTGCCGACTTTATGGTTCGGGCTTCGCAGTTAGATGCAAATGAGGCACGTAAACTCAGGGTATTGTATCGAAGCACTAAAATCAGGAAACGGTATTCCGTATTGAATGACTACGGCAAAACCGAAAACTTTGAATTTTACCCCAACACAGCTGACTTAGAGCCATTTCCAAGTGTATCTCAACGGATGCTGGCCTATCGACAACACGCCCTACCCTTGGCACTAAATGCTATCAAAGCCGCATTAACACATAACAATAAAGTTTTAAAGACCCCTGATTTTACGCACCTCATTACCGTCAGTTGCACAGGGTTATACGCCCCAGGATTAGACATTGAGTTGGTTCAAGCTTTGGGCTTATCCCGGCAAGTCCAACGAACTTCCATCAATTTCATGGGCTGCTACGGAGCATTTAACGGGCTCAAAATGGCCAATACCATTGTAAAAGCCGACCCGCAAGCCAAAGTCTTATTGGTTTGTATTGAGTTGTGCACGCTACATTTTCAGAAAAAAATCGACGATAACTACCTGCTTTCCAATGCCCTATTTGCCGACGGAGCCGCCGCTGTTATCATTGAAGGACAACCCAAAACGCTGTCACTTGAGATGCAGTCTTTCCATTGTGATTTACTTTTTGAAGGTCATAACGACATGGCTTGGCACGTGGGTGATTTTGGGTTTGAAATGGTATTGAGTTCGTACATACCACGTTTGGTAAAAGGAGGACTTGGTGAGCTGATGAACCAACTGCAACAAAATACTGACTTACCTACTTTTGATTTTTACGCTATTCATCCGGGGGGCCGGGCCATTCTCGAAGCCGCAGAAAGCCAACTGGGCATCACCCCAGAAGATAATCGCTATGCATACGAGGTTTTGAACGATTACGGCAATATGTCGTCATGTACGGTTTTATTCGTTTTGCAAAAATTGCTTCAGGAACGCACCACTGATGATGTGGGCAAACATATTTTCAGCTGTGCTTTCGGGCCAGGGCTAACGCTCGAAACGGGTATCTTCAATATAGTATAA
- the lgt gene encoding prolipoprotein diacylglyceryl transferase, translating into MLCYIVWDIAPDVFSIDLFESTFPIKWYGLLFASAFLVGQFMLTTIFRTERMEESHIETLFLYMVIATVIGTRLGHYLFYEWELLFSNPQKWFLSMISLPFRGLASHGALFAIPLALYLYSRGKNRPPFLWLVDRIVIAVALGGAMIRLGNLLNSEIYGTPTALPWGFVFVRETDYRLLPLIPRHPTQLYEAFFCLFLFGLTFYLWKQKRHQLPSGTVAGLFMVLLFSFRFLVEFLKTPQEAFENTLPLNMGQWLSIPAIIAGALLLVFIYKVPRTSGNIHATPNISQKFR; encoded by the coding sequence ATGTTATGCTACATTGTTTGGGACATCGCGCCCGATGTCTTTTCTATTGACCTTTTTGAAAGTACTTTTCCCATTAAATGGTATGGTTTACTATTTGCCTCAGCCTTCTTGGTCGGACAATTTATGCTGACCACTATTTTTCGAACGGAGCGCATGGAAGAATCGCACATCGAAACGCTCTTTTTGTACATGGTGATTGCTACGGTTATAGGTACTCGTTTGGGGCATTATCTGTTTTATGAATGGGAACTTCTTTTTAGTAATCCTCAAAAATGGTTCCTTTCCATGATCAGCCTTCCGTTCCGTGGATTAGCAAGCCACGGTGCCCTGTTTGCAATTCCGCTGGCTTTATACCTGTACTCACGCGGCAAAAATAGACCGCCTTTTTTATGGTTGGTTGACCGTATCGTTATTGCAGTAGCTCTTGGCGGAGCTATGATTCGTCTGGGCAACCTCCTTAATTCAGAAATTTACGGAACGCCAACTGCCTTGCCCTGGGGGTTTGTCTTTGTACGAGAAACAGATTATAGGCTTTTACCGCTTATTCCACGTCACCCTACCCAGTTGTACGAAGCATTTTTCTGCCTGTTTCTTTTTGGCTTGACTTTTTATCTGTGGAAGCAAAAAAGACATCAACTCCCATCGGGTACGGTGGCCGGACTTTTCATGGTTTTGCTTTTCAGCTTTCGTTTTCTAGTTGAATTTCTTAAAACTCCACAGGAAGCTTTTGAAAACACCCTGCCGTTAAACATGGGACAATGGCTGAGTATTCCCGCCATTATAGCGGGTGCGCTACTGCTTGTTTTTATCTACAAAGTACCGCGTACATCAGGCAATATTCATGCAACGCCCAATATCTCTCAAAAATTTAGGTGA
- a CDS encoding RNA polymerase sigma factor: MAKVSLQEEFVQLIATQQKLIHSLCSLYFPLPEDRKDMFQEIVLQLWKSYPSFNRQSKVSTWIYRIALNTVFTKFRKEKGWPKNESFTEHTYQISEPETAFETIPATEELNRAIAQLSHVDKAIIMLYLEEHTYDEIANMMNLSRTNVSTKINRIKNQLQKLLKNQLP; encoded by the coding sequence GTGGCAAAGGTATCGTTACAGGAAGAGTTTGTTCAGCTCATCGCAACGCAGCAAAAGCTTATTCATAGCCTTTGCAGTCTTTACTTTCCCCTGCCCGAAGACCGGAAAGATATGTTTCAGGAAATAGTTCTCCAACTTTGGAAATCTTATCCTTCATTCAACCGACAGTCAAAGGTTTCTACGTGGATCTATCGAATTGCGTTAAATACGGTGTTTACCAAATTCCGTAAAGAAAAAGGGTGGCCAAAAAACGAATCTTTTACGGAGCATACCTATCAGATATCAGAGCCAGAAACGGCTTTTGAAACCATACCAGCAACGGAAGAATTGAACCGCGCCATTGCACAGCTCTCTCATGTCGATAAGGCTATCATTATGCTTTATTTAGAAGAGCACACCTATGATGAAATTGCCAATATGATGAATCTGAGCCGTACGAATGTCAGCACGAAAATCAATCGGATAAAAAACCAATTACAAAAACTATTAAAAAATCAACTGCCATGA
- a CDS encoding CPBP family intramembrane glutamic endopeptidase has product MKETSTSYPKALLSSAALTLLLFGLFLLTNWKLPVKELMLSSPYFLVIYFLLFTVGKPSVVLHWKELLKGKPEKAVVFPALLILVLYTFLIVHSHTPFKGSAGLFIFYLLFPTLGFLAFQKTALPVAWSDIVFVLLIVIPATSMSFGVGTSLPFNGSGFSNAMRLVIMISTVYSFNYIRNLPDVGFYPNFRRYSLFTALWVWLAFVGLVALLGYFGNFLNLNGHNILSIEFAYEWVKDFVRIFVGTALFEELFLRGLLQNILSKKITQSGKWPVYWKWGFTIFIVLAFVTGYFVQLKMAWFPVLITVLIFIPAYFIEKKQTDIQGLYTALAITSIFFGLVHFHSGSLLFVGLASIAGWAYGYTYMKTNSVFYAALVHALVNSSEFLFHI; this is encoded by the coding sequence ATGAAAGAAACCTCTACTTCCTACCCCAAAGCCCTCTTAAGTAGTGCGGCCTTAACACTACTGCTTTTCGGGCTTTTTTTATTGACTAACTGGAAGCTTCCAGTCAAGGAGCTAATGCTCTCAAGTCCCTATTTTTTGGTGATTTATTTTCTACTTTTTACCGTAGGTAAGCCGAGTGTGGTGTTGCACTGGAAAGAACTGCTCAAAGGGAAGCCTGAAAAAGCGGTTGTTTTTCCAGCATTGCTGATTTTGGTACTTTATACCTTCTTAATAGTACACAGCCATACACCTTTTAAAGGGTCGGCGGGTTTGTTTATTTTCTATTTATTGTTTCCCACGCTGGGGTTTTTAGCTTTTCAAAAAACAGCATTGCCCGTTGCATGGTCCGACATTGTATTTGTATTGTTGATTGTCATCCCCGCCACGAGTATGTCCTTTGGGGTGGGTACATCGTTACCTTTCAATGGCTCGGGGTTCAGCAACGCCATGCGTTTAGTGATTATGATTTCGACCGTGTATAGTTTCAATTACATCCGAAACCTCCCCGATGTCGGCTTTTATCCGAACTTTCGTAGGTACTCTCTCTTTACGGCACTTTGGGTATGGTTGGCTTTTGTGGGGTTGGTCGCGCTTTTGGGCTATTTTGGGAATTTTCTAAATCTCAATGGGCACAACATCCTCTCCATTGAATTTGCTTACGAATGGGTCAAAGATTTCGTGCGTATTTTTGTGGGTACGGCATTGTTTGAAGAGTTGTTTCTGCGTGGGTTACTGCAAAATATCCTTTCGAAAAAAATAACACAAAGCGGAAAATGGCCAGTGTACTGGAAGTGGGGATTTACCATTTTTATCGTCCTAGCGTTCGTAACTGGCTATTTTGTTCAACTCAAAATGGCTTGGTTTCCCGTACTTATAACAGTGTTAATTTTTATACCAGCGTATTTTATTGAGAAGAAACAAACTGATATTCAGGGCCTTTACACTGCATTAGCCATTACGAGCATCTTTTTTGGCTTGGTTCACTTTCATTCAGGGTCTCTGCTTTTTGTGGGCTTGGCAAGCATCGCTGGTTGGGCTTACGGGTATACCTACATGAAAACCAACAGCGTCTTTTATGCGGCGTTGGTACATGCACTGGTTAATTCTTCCGAATTCCTTTTTCATATTTAA
- the msrB gene encoding peptide-methionine (R)-S-oxide reductase MsrB, producing MNRRIFIRSLGGVVLAGLPALAQQQSQELKRVVKTDAEWKKLLTPMQYYVTRQKGTERAFTGPYWNNKEKGTYKCVCCNTPLFSSDTKFESGTGWPSFYAPLNKKVLKDEKDKSFGMERDEVICAVCDAHLGHVFDDGPRPTGLRYCMNGAALAFEKK from the coding sequence ATGAATCGCCGTATTTTCATTCGCTCACTTGGAGGAGTAGTATTGGCCGGACTGCCGGCGCTGGCCCAACAGCAAAGCCAGGAATTGAAACGGGTTGTAAAAACGGACGCGGAGTGGAAAAAACTGCTGACACCTATGCAGTACTACGTTACCCGTCAAAAAGGAACTGAACGCGCTTTTACGGGACCTTACTGGAACAACAAAGAGAAGGGAACCTACAAATGCGTATGTTGCAATACGCCTCTTTTTAGTTCCGATACCAAATTTGAATCGGGTACAGGCTGGCCCAGTTTTTACGCTCCGCTCAATAAAAAAGTCTTGAAAGACGAAAAAGACAAAAGCTTTGGCATGGAACGCGATGAGGTCATTTGCGCCGTTTGCGACGCCCATTTAGGGCACGTGTTCGACGATGGCCCGCGCCCTACGGGCTTACGGTACTGCATGAACGGTGCCGCGTTGGCTTTTGAAAAAAAATAA
- a CDS encoding single-stranded DNA-binding protein produces the protein MAGVNKVILLGNLGSDPEVRHLENGSAVARFNIATSEAYTNRSGERVEQTEWHRIELWDNLAKIAEQYLRKGNTVYIEGKLRTETWTDKEGKQREGKTVRANTMQLVGGRNSGGGDSNEQSSQSNVATQASRPAPAPKPAEPISSDLGGSGDDDLPF, from the coding sequence ATGGCAGGAGTAAACAAAGTAATTCTATTGGGCAATTTGGGCAGCGACCCGGAAGTACGCCACCTCGAAAACGGTTCAGCGGTGGCACGCTTCAACATTGCTACTTCAGAAGCCTACACCAACCGCAGCGGAGAACGAGTAGAGCAAACGGAGTGGCACCGAATTGAACTTTGGGACAATTTGGCCAAAATCGCCGAGCAATACCTTCGCAAAGGCAATACCGTCTATATTGAAGGGAAATTGCGCACCGAAACTTGGACGGATAAAGAAGGAAAACAGCGTGAAGGAAAAACCGTACGGGCAAATACAATGCAGTTGGTAGGGGGCAGAAACAGCGGAGGAGGAGATAGTAACGAACAATCTTCGCAATCCAACGTGGCTACGCAAGCAAGCCGCCCAGCACCTGCTCCCAAACCCGCCGAGCCGATATCGTCAGATCTTGGCGGCAGTGGTGACGATGATTTGCCGTTTTAA
- a CDS encoding VOC family protein, translating to MLSIIGINHVAIYVADVAQSVEFYETVIGLTPLARPAFDFPGAWFKIGDAQELHIIGIRTEPVVSGSRSNHFALEVSDLDEWEAHFKATNTAYRPPKFRPDGVRQIFLQDPDGYWIEFFSRKGNQLI from the coding sequence ATGTTATCAATCATTGGAATTAACCACGTAGCCATCTACGTAGCAGATGTAGCACAAAGTGTTGAATTTTACGAAACAGTCATAGGATTAACTCCCTTGGCTCGGCCAGCCTTCGACTTTCCGGGTGCCTGGTTTAAAATTGGAGACGCACAGGAGCTGCACATCATAGGAATACGCACCGAGCCTGTTGTATCTGGCTCTAGAAGTAATCATTTTGCGCTGGAAGTGAGTGATTTGGACGAGTGGGAGGCTCATTTTAAGGCAACAAATACAGCCTACCGCCCTCCCAAATTTCGGCCTGATGGCGTACGGCAGATATTTCTCCAAGACCCCGATGGGTATTGGATTGAATTTTTTTCAAGAAAGGGCAACCAATTGATTTAG